The Anaeromyxobacter diazotrophicus genome contains the following window.
CGAGCAGGCGCTCGCGTACTGGCAGCCGCGGCGGGGCCAGGTCGGCGAGCGCGGGCTGGCGGTGGTGGCCGAGGCGCAGGTCCTCGCGCTCGAGCCCGCCTTCGAGGCGTACGACCGGATCGACTTCGCCGTCCCGGCGCGCCTCTCGCCGCAGCGGCAGGTGAAGTGGCTGAAGGGCCAGGCGGAGCTGAAGAGCGCGCGCCTGCTCGAGCTGCAGAAGCGCTACACGGCGGTGGTCGAGACCAAGCAGGCCGAGCCGGCGGTGTGCGCCCTCTACAAGATCGGGCTCGCCTACAAGCGCTTCGCGCACGCGTTCCAGACCGCGCCGGTGCCGAAGGAGCTCCGGCAGAACAAGGCGTTCGCCGAGGAGTACCGCGCGCAGCTGAGGCAGCTCGCCGAGGCGCCCGAGAAGAAGGCGGTCGAGGCGCTCGAGTACGCCATGACGAAGTCGCGCGAGCTGGGCGTCTCGAACGCCTGCTCGCGCGCGGCCACCGAGATCCTGACCCACTACAAGCCCGATCTGTACGGGCCGCCGCTGGAGCAGGTCCCCCCGCTCGCCGCGCCGCGGGCCCCGGGGCGCGCGAGCGGCCACGGGCTGCTCACGGCGCTGTACCTGCCGCCCGGGCCCGAGGCCGCGGCGCCGGTCGAGCCGGGCCCGGCGCTCCCGCCGCTCGGCGCGCGCGCGGAGCCGGCGGCGACGCCGGCGCGCGACCCGGACCTCCAGCTCGACGAGCCCGAGGAGGTGCGCCCCGGCGCCGTCGCGCCGCGCGACCCCTCGCCGCCGCCGCCGATCAAGGACGAGGATCTCCTGCCATGAGGCGCGCGCTCTCCATGACCCTCCGCCTCGCGCTGCCGCTCGCGGGCGCGCTCCTCGCCTGCGCCGGCGGCGGCGGCAGCGCGCCGCGCGCCGGCGGCCGCCCCGACGCGACCTCGACCTCGACCTCGAACGGGAGAGCGACCTCGGGCTCGGGCTCGGGCTCGACGGGCGCCAGGGCCGGCAGCTCGACCGCGACCGCGAGCCGTCCGCCCGCCCCGCCGCGCCGGGAGCTCTCGCCGCGCGGCCAGCGCCTCTTCGACGAGGCGCTGGCGGCGGCGGAGGAGCAGAAGCGGCTCAAGGTCCCGACCGACTGGGAGACCCTGGAGCGGCGCTGGCGCGCGGTGACCGAGGCCGAGCCGGTCCCGGAGGCCTGGTTCAACCTCGGCGTGGCGCTGGAACACCGCGGCCGCCCCGGCGAGGCGCGCGCGGCCTACCAGCGCGCGCTCGAGCTCGAGCCACGCCTCGCGCCGGCGGCGGCGAACCTGCTCCTGCTCGACGAGCCCAAGGACCCGGCCCTGGCGGCCCAGCGGTGGAGCGAGCTCGCGCGCCGCCACCCGGACGACGCCGTCTCGCGGGCGCGGCTGGCCGCGCTCTACGAGGCGGCCGGCCAGCGCGACGAGGCGTGGAAGCTCGCCCGCGAGGCGCTCCTGCGCGATCCGCGGGCGGTGGGCGCCTACAAGGTCATGATGCGGGTGGCGCTCGGCCGCGGGAAGCCCGACCTGGCGCACCTGCTCGCCGTGAAGGCGCGCAAGCTCGACCCCGCCGACGCGGAGATCGTCTCCTTCGTGGGGGACGTGCTCGCGGCCGAGAAGGACCGCCCCGGGGCCGTGGCGCAGTGGCGGAAGGCGATCGCGCTCGACGAAGGGTACGTGCCCGCCCGCTACGCGCTGCTCGCCGACGCCTTCGGGAAGCAGCACTGGGAGGGCGTGGCCGAGCACGCGCGCGCCATCCTGCGCTCCGACCCCGACCCGCGCGTGCAGCTCGCCCTGGGGGTG
Protein-coding sequences here:
- the gltE gene encoding adventurous gliding motility TPR repeat lipoprotein GltE, with product MTLRLALPLAGALLACAGGGGSAPRAGGRPDATSTSTSNGRATSGSGSGSTGARAGSSTATASRPPAPPRRELSPRGQRLFDEALAAAEEQKRLKVPTDWETLERRWRAVTEAEPVPEAWFNLGVALEHRGRPGEARAAYQRALELEPRLAPAAANLLLLDEPKDPALAAQRWSELARRHPDDAVSRARLAALYEAAGQRDEAWKLAREALLRDPRAVGAYKVMMRVALGRGKPDLAHLLAVKARKLDPADAEIVSFVGDVLAAEKDRPGAVAQWRKAIALDEGYVPARYALLADAFGKQHWEGVAEHARAILRSDPDPRVQLALGVALRYLGKPDQALAAYDQAEKLGAGKLPEVHLARGVALMKSKEQCEPALAELRRYVVAAGPAAASEGPAMRLTRECEQIVLAGRQAEEAARELKAEADREAARKAAQPAKEPRPAGARGPEATPAAKPVPPASGAGTVPSPGPASTPTADGR